The following proteins are co-located in the Deinococcus metallilatus genome:
- the nuoI gene encoding NADH-quinone oxidoreductase subunit NuoI yields the protein MGVLEIAKGMGVTLGKLFQKPVTVSYPEQRATLQPRFRGRHVLTRHPGTGLEKCIGCSLCAAVCPAYAIYVEAAENDPLNPTSPGERYAKVYEINMLRCIFCGMCEEACPTGAVVLGNEFEMADYRYRDFVYGKEDMLVSVEGSVPQRREAARTGKPVRLGFKVPEGPRPELEGVEYPR from the coding sequence ATGGGCGTTCTTGAAATCGCCAAGGGTATGGGCGTCACGCTCGGCAAGCTCTTTCAGAAGCCGGTGACGGTCAGCTACCCGGAGCAGCGCGCGACACTGCAACCGCGCTTTCGCGGAAGGCACGTCCTCACCCGCCACCCCGGCACCGGCCTGGAAAAGTGCATCGGCTGTAGCCTCTGCGCCGCCGTGTGCCCCGCCTACGCTATCTACGTGGAGGCCGCCGAGAACGATCCGCTCAACCCGACGAGCCCCGGCGAACGCTACGCGAAGGTGTACGAGATCAACATGCTGCGCTGCATCTTCTGCGGCATGTGCGAGGAAGCCTGCCCGACCGGCGCGGTGGTCCTCGGCAACGAATTCGAGATGGCCGACTACCGCTACCGCGACTTCGTCTACGGCAAGGAAGACATGCTCGTGAGCGTGGAAGGCTCCGTGCCCCAGCGCCGCGAGGCCGCCCGCACCGGCAAACCCGTCCGCCTCGGGTTCAAGGTGCCCGAGGGACCGAGGCCGGAACTGGAGGGGGTGGAGTACCCGCGATGA
- the nuoH gene encoding NADH-quinone oxidoreductase subunit NuoH — MPDWLAQLLITLLKAVLVAFALLTTFAYMTLVERRLLARMQIRVGPNRVGPMGLLQPAADAIKSIFKEDLSVTLADKLVYTLAPILAIGMALTAFGGIPAGPPKSLFGTDPWVYNLDAGILALLALTSMGVYGIFLGGWASGSKYPILGGLRSSAQMISYELGMGLSILGLLMLVGSTSFLRIVEWQALNGWLILFQVLGFALFLVSSFAETNRTPFDLPEAEQELVAGYLTEYSAIKWALFQMAEYVNMITASAVMSTLFFGGYRGPVFLDALIPGISGWPLIWLILKIAFFLFLFIWVRATLPRLRYDQLMRFGWKLVLPVALANTLLTAAFLAFGRGVGLWLLGLLSLAGLLLLFALSDRVRTLWNTPTQRQEAEGARIRTLGGD, encoded by the coding sequence ATGCCTGACTGGCTCGCCCAACTTCTCATCACCCTGCTCAAGGCCGTGCTGGTGGCCTTCGCGCTGCTGACGACCTTCGCGTACATGACCCTGGTGGAACGGCGGCTGCTGGCGCGGATGCAGATTCGCGTGGGGCCGAACCGCGTGGGGCCGATGGGCCTGCTGCAACCGGCGGCGGACGCGATCAAGAGCATCTTCAAGGAAGACCTGAGTGTCACGCTGGCCGACAAGCTGGTGTACACGCTCGCACCCATCCTGGCCATCGGCATGGCGCTGACGGCCTTCGGGGGAATTCCCGCCGGGCCGCCGAAGAGCCTCTTCGGGACCGACCCCTGGGTCTACAACCTGGACGCGGGCATCCTCGCGCTGCTGGCGCTGACGAGTATGGGCGTCTACGGCATCTTTCTGGGCGGCTGGGCGTCGGGCAGCAAGTACCCGATCCTGGGCGGCCTCCGAAGCAGCGCGCAGATGATCAGCTACGAACTCGGCATGGGCCTGAGCATCCTGGGCCTGCTGATGCTGGTGGGCAGCACGTCGTTTCTGCGGATCGTGGAGTGGCAGGCACTGAACGGCTGGCTGATTCTCTTTCAGGTGCTGGGCTTCGCGCTCTTCCTGGTCAGTTCGTTTGCCGAAACCAACCGCACGCCCTTCGACCTGCCCGAAGCCGAACAGGAACTCGTGGCCGGGTACCTCACCGAGTATTCCGCGATCAAGTGGGCGCTGTTTCAGATGGCGGAGTACGTCAACATGATCACCGCCTCGGCGGTCATGTCCACGCTGTTTTTCGGCGGGTACCGGGGGCCGGTGTTCCTCGACGCCCTGATCCCCGGCATCTCCGGCTGGCCGCTGATCTGGCTGATTCTCAAGATCGCCTTCTTCCTGTTCCTCTTCATCTGGGTGCGCGCCACTCTCCCGCGCCTGCGCTACGACCAACTGATGCGCTTCGGCTGGAAGCTGGTGCTGCCCGTCGCCCTCGCCAACACGCTGCTGACCGCCGCCTTCCTGGCCTTCGGGCGTGGCGTGGGCCTGTGGCTGCTCGGCCTGCTGAGTCTCGCCGGGTTGCTGCTCCTCTTCGCCCTGAGTGACCGCGTGCGCACCCTCTGGAACACGCCTACACAGCGCCAGGAGGCGGAAGGTGCGCGGATTCGGACGCTGGGGGGCGACTGA
- the nuoL gene encoding NADH-quinone oxidoreductase subunit L, translating into MPLYLLPLFPLLGFALLILFPRLFPGRSAGWLGSLTVLASFVVAVLRYLGQTETPAHEVLWTWLPNMALNSNLAVGFYLDQLSALMALIITGVGFLIHVYSISYMGHDPKFTRFFAFMNFFVGMMLILVLADSYPLMFVGWEGVGVASYLLIGFWFSGRGSEASDKDLREASDREGVANSNAARKAFIMNRIGDLGFMLGMFLLYKLYGTLVIPELAGRVAGAQVAQAGIELACLFLLVGAVGKSGQLPLTTWLPDAMAGPTPVSALIHAATMVTAGVYLIARSHFLYDLAPTASMWVAWVGALTALYGALSALNQHDIKKILAYSTVSQLGYMFLAVGLHAYSAGVFHLLTHAFFKALLFLSAGAVIHALHEEQDVRAMGGMRKFMPFTHIAALMGVLAISGIPIWSGFFSKDAILAAAFTADPLLYVVGLSVALLTAFYMGRWYFLVWRGEYRGHVAHPHEADGLVKVPLGILAALATFGGFLNVPAFLGGNHAFDTYLSRAIPLHPHEIPVATEGLLTVLAVVAGVGGLLWALAEHRRRTLANGPLGQVSSNALYLDRLYDGLFSAPSRAIAEGLDVVDRGVDSTLGGIARNSAAPGGLFTLWQSGFVRAYAVSMLLGTALIIGYWALKTIGGGGL; encoded by the coding sequence GTGCCCCTGTACCTGCTTCCTCTCTTTCCGCTGCTTGGCTTCGCACTGCTGATCCTGTTCCCGCGCCTGTTCCCCGGCCGGTCGGCGGGCTGGTTGGGGTCCCTCACGGTGCTGGCGAGTTTCGTCGTCGCGGTACTGCGTTACCTCGGGCAGACCGAGACGCCCGCCCACGAAGTCCTGTGGACGTGGCTGCCAAACATGGCGCTGAACTCGAACCTCGCGGTCGGCTTCTATCTCGACCAGCTCAGCGCCCTGATGGCCCTGATCATCACCGGCGTCGGCTTCCTGATCCACGTCTATTCGATCAGCTACATGGGCCACGACCCGAAGTTCACCCGCTTCTTCGCGTTCATGAACTTCTTCGTCGGCATGATGCTGATTCTGGTGCTGGCCGATTCCTACCCGCTGATGTTCGTGGGCTGGGAAGGCGTGGGCGTGGCGAGTTACCTGCTGATCGGCTTCTGGTTCAGCGGGCGGGGCTCGGAGGCGTCGGACAAGGACCTCCGCGAAGCCAGCGACCGCGAGGGCGTCGCCAACTCCAACGCGGCCCGCAAGGCCTTCATCATGAACCGCATCGGGGACCTGGGCTTCATGCTGGGGATGTTCCTGCTGTACAAGCTGTACGGCACACTGGTGATTCCCGAGCTGGCCGGGCGGGTGGCGGGCGCGCAGGTGGCACAGGCGGGCATCGAACTCGCCTGTCTGTTCCTGCTGGTCGGCGCGGTGGGCAAGAGTGGTCAATTGCCGCTCACGACCTGGCTGCCGGACGCGATGGCGGGGCCGACGCCAGTTTCCGCGCTGATTCACGCGGCCACGATGGTGACGGCGGGCGTGTACCTGATTGCCCGCAGCCACTTCCTGTACGACCTCGCGCCGACGGCTTCCATGTGGGTCGCGTGGGTCGGCGCCCTCACCGCGCTGTACGGGGCGCTGTCGGCCCTCAACCAGCACGACATCAAGAAAATCCTGGCGTACTCGACCGTCTCGCAGCTCGGTTATATGTTCCTGGCGGTGGGCCTGCACGCCTACTCGGCGGGCGTGTTCCACCTGCTGACGCACGCCTTCTTCAAGGCGCTGCTGTTCCTCTCGGCGGGCGCGGTGATTCACGCGCTGCACGAGGAACAGGACGTGCGCGCGATGGGCGGGATGCGGAAGTTCATGCCCTTCACGCATATCGCCGCGCTGATGGGCGTCCTCGCCATCTCGGGGATTCCCATCTGGAGCGGCTTTTTCAGCAAGGACGCGATTCTGGCCGCCGCCTTCACCGCCGACCCGCTGCTGTACGTGGTGGGGCTGAGCGTGGCTCTCCTGACCGCCTTCTACATGGGCCGCTGGTACTTCCTGGTCTGGCGCGGTGAGTACCGGGGCCACGTCGCGCACCCCCACGAGGCCGACGGGCTGGTGAAGGTGCCGCTGGGTATCCTCGCGGCGCTCGCCACGTTCGGCGGGTTCCTGAATGTCCCGGCCTTCCTGGGCGGCAACCACGCCTTCGACACTTACCTGAGCCGCGCCATTCCGCTGCATCCCCACGAGATTCCGGTGGCGACCGAGGGGCTGCTGACCGTGCTAGCGGTCGTCGCGGGTGTCGGTGGGCTGCTCTGGGCGCTGGCCGAGCACCGCCGCCGCACCCTGGCGAACGGGCCGCTGGGGCAGGTCAGCAGCAACGCGCTGTACCTCGACCGCCTGTATGACGGGCTGTTCAGTGCGCCCAGCCGTGCCATCGCGGAGGGCCTGGACGTGGTGGACCGGGGCGTGGACAGCACCCTCGGCGGCATTGCCCGCAACAGTGCGGCGCCGGGTGGCCTCTTCACCCTCTGGCAGAGCGGCTTCGTGCGCGCCTACGCCGTCTCGATGCTGCTGGGGACGGCCCTGATCATCGGGTACTGGGCCTTGAAGACGATTGGCGGGGGTGGGTTGTGA
- the nuoK gene encoding NADH-quinone oxidoreductase subunit NuoK, whose protein sequence is MAPTAYYVALSGLLFAIGMIGVLTRRTAIMIFLSVELMLNAANLALVAFARAWGDLTAQTAVFIVMTLAAAEVAIGLAIIVSIFRKRETTNVDDLATLKG, encoded by the coding sequence ATGGCCCCGACCGCCTACTACGTCGCTCTGTCGGGCCTGCTCTTCGCCATCGGCATGATCGGCGTGCTGACGCGGCGCACGGCCATCATGATCTTCCTCTCGGTGGAACTGATGCTGAACGCGGCAAACCTCGCGCTGGTGGCGTTTGCCCGGGCGTGGGGGGACCTGACCGCGCAGACTGCCGTCTTCATCGTGATGACGTTGGCCGCCGCCGAGGTGGCAATCGGCCTCGCCATCATCGTGTCCATCTTCCGCAAGCGCGAGACGACCAACGTGGACGACCTCGCCACCCTGAAAGGCTGA
- a CDS encoding NADH-quinone oxidoreductase subunit J codes for MIAFILLGALALVGAVITVAARNAVHAALGLVGTLLSVAGLFASLSAAFLAATQVIVYAGAIMVLFLFVIMLLNANQPVRGRDPVPFVRELAGIGGVVLAGAFAVLAFTYRDPRPLAEGAAALQGGNAAPVGEVLLTRFLLPFEAVSILLLVAIVGAITLVQRPVSQPDGMTDVEGVALPTSPDLQPEKVRA; via the coding sequence ATGATCGCCTTCATCCTCCTCGGCGCCCTCGCCCTGGTCGGCGCGGTCATCACCGTCGCGGCGCGGAATGCGGTTCACGCGGCGCTGGGGCTGGTGGGCACGCTGCTGAGTGTGGCGGGACTCTTTGCCAGTCTGAGTGCGGCCTTTCTCGCGGCGACGCAGGTGATCGTGTACGCCGGGGCGATCATGGTGCTGTTCCTGTTCGTGATTATGCTGCTGAACGCGAACCAGCCGGTGCGGGGACGTGACCCGGTGCCGTTCGTGCGCGAGCTGGCTGGGATCGGCGGGGTGGTGCTCGCGGGAGCCTTCGCGGTCCTGGCCTTCACCTACCGCGACCCGCGCCCGCTGGCGGAAGGGGCGGCGGCCTTGCAGGGGGGCAACGCGGCACCGGTCGGTGAAGTGCTGCTGACGCGCTTCCTGCTCCCCTTCGAGGCGGTCAGCATCCTGCTGCTGGTGGCCATTGTGGGCGCGATTACGCTGGTGCAGCGGCCTGTGTCGCAACCGGACGGTATGACGGACGTGGAGGGCGTGGCGCTGCCGACCTCGCCGGACCTTCAGCCCGAAAAGGTGCGTGCCTGA
- a CDS encoding NADH-quinone oxidoreductase subunit M — MIHLMIFLPLLGSLLLLATPRRWREEVAGFISALTLGLGLLIWRGGGAELFSVNWVPALGVTYSVALDGVSLTLALVTALMSFVAVLYTARRIENPGTMLSLVLAMETGLLGIFAARDLVLFYVFFEDALLPALLMLAIYGKPNRMRALVKFAAYTLFGSLLMLLSIIGVKYYGGSPTFALADLVQHPVKGAAQTWLYLGFLAAMAVKLPLWPLHAWLPDFHEQNHDSGVPDVMGTLYKVGGYGLFQFGLPLFPDASTELRPILMGLAAFTALYAAWIAFRQTDWKRLIAYAGLSHMGFVALGVFSLNETATIGAMYLLAFQNVYTGALFLAVGMLQERVGSINTRVGGVMTQAGALGGMTMALWFASIAVPGLAGFVGEFSVLLGAYQVQPWLAFIAGLSTIAAAAYALTAFQTTFWQGRPLGGVRVADLRHTEWLVLGLPLVVALFFGVYSAPALNLIQPAVRGVLATLGGS; from the coding sequence ATGATCCACCTGATGATTTTCCTGCCCCTCCTGGGGAGCCTGCTGCTGCTCGCCACGCCGCGGCGCTGGCGGGAAGAGGTGGCGGGGTTTATCTCGGCGCTGACGCTGGGCCTCGGCCTGCTGATCTGGCGGGGGGGCGGCGCGGAACTGTTCAGCGTGAACTGGGTGCCCGCGCTCGGCGTGACGTACTCGGTGGCGCTGGACGGCGTGAGCCTGACGCTGGCGCTGGTGACGGCCCTGATGTCGTTTGTCGCGGTGCTGTACACGGCGAGGCGGATCGAGAATCCCGGCACGATGCTGTCCCTGGTGCTGGCGATGGAGACGGGGCTGCTGGGTATCTTCGCGGCGCGTGATCTGGTGCTGTTCTATGTGTTCTTCGAGGACGCGCTGCTCCCCGCGCTGCTGATGCTGGCGATCTACGGCAAGCCGAACCGGATGCGGGCGCTGGTGAAGTTCGCGGCCTACACGCTGTTCGGCAGCCTGCTGATGCTGCTCTCGATCATCGGGGTGAAGTATTACGGGGGGAGCCCGACCTTCGCGCTGGCGGACCTCGTGCAGCATCCGGTGAAGGGCGCGGCGCAGACCTGGCTGTACCTGGGCTTCCTGGCGGCGATGGCGGTCAAGCTGCCGCTGTGGCCGCTGCACGCCTGGCTCCCCGACTTCCACGAGCAGAACCACGACAGCGGCGTGCCGGACGTGATGGGGACGCTGTACAAGGTGGGCGGCTACGGCCTCTTCCAGTTCGGGCTGCCGCTCTTTCCCGACGCCAGCACGGAACTGCGCCCGATCCTGATGGGCCTGGCCGCCTTTACCGCCCTCTACGCCGCCTGGATCGCCTTCCGGCAGACCGACTGGAAACGGCTGATCGCCTACGCGGGCCTCTCGCACATGGGCTTCGTGGCGCTGGGCGTCTTCAGCCTGAACGAGACGGCGACCATCGGCGCGATGTACCTGCTGGCCTTCCAGAACGTGTATACGGGGGCGCTGTTCCTGGCGGTCGGAATGCTTCAGGAACGGGTGGGCAGCATCAACACCCGCGTTGGCGGCGTGATGACGCAGGCGGGCGCGCTGGGCGGGATGACGATGGCGCTGTGGTTCGCCTCCATCGCCGTGCCGGGCCTGGCGGGCTTTGTGGGCGAGTTCAGCGTGCTGCTGGGGGCCTATCAGGTGCAGCCGTGGCTGGCCTTTATCGCGGGCCTCTCGACCATCGCCGCCGCCGCCTACGCGCTGACCGCGTTCCAGACGACCTTCTGGCAGGGGCGCCCGCTGGGAGGCGTCCGGGTGGCCGACCTGCGGCATACCGAGTGGCTGGTGCTGGGGTTGCCGCTGGTGGTCGCCCTCTTCTTCGGGGTGTATTCCGCCCCGGCTCTGAATCTGATCCAGCCCGCCGTGCGCGGGGTCCTCGCTACCCTGGGGGGCAGTTGA
- a CDS encoding NADH-quinone oxidoreductase subunit N: MLTVPEVHLAPLLPVLIVLAGAVASTVLGFHLPRRALTFINLAMLVLSGISMGYLWNSGEAAFGGALQADNAAILLGLTILLGSAMTLLVSLDTAFRARVSFPEFDAMLMYAVTGTLLIAFSGDLITMLIGLEIMSLSGYVLATMQDSRQAEESGLKYFLLGAAGSAVLIYGIAFVYGATGSLNYAGIAAKTAGLTPGNLGVLVGGALLLLAGFAFKVALAPFHQWTPDVYSGAPTSVSLFLSTVVKVAAFAGMLRVFGGALQNAPGWAPVLQILIAVTLIVGNAASLFQTNFKRMLAYSAVAHTGFLAMTLLGTPGMGGAAMAYYLLVYTLMTAAAFAIVAALQRSEKGMEISDLRGLYYRHPAYAVALAACLASLAGLPPFAGFFGKYLAFQAALQGGYVWLAVLAALASVAALVYYLRPAMLMFMPDRTPAREYAHGERPATTFTVALGVIGVTVLGILPNLWYGWVANPGIWGALAGR; the protein is encoded by the coding sequence ATGCTGACCGTTCCTGAAGTTCACCTCGCGCCCCTGCTGCCGGTCCTGATCGTCCTGGCGGGCGCGGTCGCCAGCACGGTGCTGGGGTTCCACCTGCCGCGCCGGGCGCTGACTTTTATCAATCTCGCCATGCTGGTGCTGAGCGGGATCAGCATGGGGTATCTCTGGAACAGCGGCGAGGCGGCGTTCGGCGGTGCCCTGCAAGCCGACAACGCCGCGATTCTGCTGGGCCTCACCATCCTGCTGGGCAGCGCGATGACGCTCTTGGTCAGCCTCGACACCGCCTTCCGCGCCCGCGTCAGCTTTCCCGAGTTCGACGCGATGCTGATGTACGCGGTCACGGGCACGCTGCTGATCGCCTTTTCCGGCGACCTGATCACCATGCTGATCGGCCTGGAGATCATGAGCCTCAGCGGCTACGTCCTCGCCACGATGCAGGACTCGCGGCAGGCGGAGGAATCCGGCCTGAAATACTTCCTGCTGGGCGCGGCAGGGAGCGCCGTCCTGATCTACGGGATCGCTTTCGTGTACGGGGCGACGGGCAGCCTGAACTATGCGGGAATCGCCGCGAAGACCGCCGGGCTGACACCGGGCAACCTCGGCGTTCTGGTCGGCGGGGCGCTGCTGCTGCTGGCGGGGTTCGCGTTCAAGGTCGCGCTGGCTCCCTTTCACCAGTGGACGCCGGACGTGTACAGCGGGGCGCCCACCAGTGTCAGCCTGTTCCTGAGTACCGTCGTGAAGGTCGCGGCCTTCGCGGGGATGCTGCGGGTCTTTGGTGGGGCGCTCCAGAACGCGCCGGGCTGGGCCCCCGTCCTCCAGATTCTGATCGCCGTCACCCTGATCGTCGGGAACGCCGCCTCGCTCTTCCAGACGAACTTCAAACGGATGCTGGCCTATTCGGCGGTCGCGCACACCGGCTTCCTCGCCATGACGCTGCTCGGCACGCCGGGGATGGGCGGCGCGGCGATGGCGTACTACCTGCTGGTCTACACCCTGATGACCGCCGCCGCGTTCGCCATCGTCGCGGCCCTGCAACGCAGCGAGAAGGGAATGGAGATCAGCGACCTGCGCGGGCTGTACTACCGGCACCCGGCCTATGCGGTCGCACTCGCGGCCTGTCTGGCCTCGCTGGCGGGGTTGCCGCCCTTCGCGGGCTTCTTCGGCAAGTACCTGGCATTCCAGGCAGCCCTCCAGGGCGGGTACGTGTGGCTCGCGGTTCTCGCGGCCCTCGCCAGCGTCGCCGCGCTGGTGTATTACCTGCGCCCCGCCATGCTGATGTTCATGCCGGACCGCACCCCCGCCCGCGAGTACGCGCACGGCGAGCGCCCCGCCACCACCTTCACGGTCGCCCTGGGCGTGATCGGCGTGACCGTGCTGGGCATCCTGCCGAACCTCTGGTACGGGTGGGTGGCGAATCCGGGAATCTGGGGGGCACTGGCGGGGAGGTAG
- a CDS encoding CHASE2 domain-containing protein — protein sequence MRTSPERRLTRYALPAALLAAGLALLMPGNGRLWDTLNRALPSPPDPRVVVVGIDDASLRDYGRLSGWPSDLYGQALRTLDEAGAQTIGLDVRLSDLVQNGAGLPGVFSRPNVVLATAPGETTRLPPGWRSQVGVSALNVSPDGRVRSFQTAYPDRNGTLQPSFARQLAVSAGQTVPLGTMPRLLRHVRHDPDRLGAIPFRDVVNGNVRFGDLQGRVVLIGLTAESLPGTARRDADGEVTPGVLLQARAVSTLLGAPFLRLPLWLTLLLCVGVAVLAVMVRGLWGFVIALAALALAVPLWQLNVLFPGVTVSLAAILGTALVGLERWTTLRNLGTRDALTGVGNRLAFTRAVEHRWPGREGRPIGLLLVDLSGFRKVNETYGRAAGDEVLRDLAGRLQTHKRRGDVIFRWGPDEFAVLLDNAGPQDLSRFSEKVQQTLEGLTYRDLPLRASVGGATTGPEIRTPVDLVEAASRSRYRMKYQREQGE from the coding sequence ATGCGGACCTCCCCTGAGCGCAGGCTGACGCGCTACGCCCTCCCGGCGGCGCTGCTCGCGGCCGGGCTGGCGCTGCTGATGCCGGGGAACGGCCGGTTATGGGACACCCTCAACCGCGCGCTGCCCAGCCCCCCCGACCCGCGTGTGGTCGTGGTCGGCATCGACGACGCCTCACTGCGCGACTATGGGCGGCTGTCCGGCTGGCCGAGCGACCTGTACGGGCAGGCCCTGCGGACGCTGGACGAGGCGGGCGCGCAGACCATCGGGCTCGACGTGCGGCTGTCCGACCTCGTCCAGAACGGGGCCGGGCTGCCCGGGGTCTTTTCCCGGCCGAACGTGGTGCTGGCCACCGCCCCCGGCGAGACGACCCGGCTGCCTCCCGGCTGGCGTTCCCAGGTGGGCGTGAGTGCCCTGAATGTCAGTCCTGACGGCCGGGTCCGCAGTTTCCAGACCGCCTACCCGGACCGCAACGGGACGCTCCAGCCCAGTTTCGCGCGTCAGCTCGCTGTCAGCGCCGGGCAGACCGTGCCGCTCGGCACCATGCCCCGGCTCCTGCGCCACGTGCGGCACGACCCGGACCGGCTGGGGGCCATTCCCTTCCGGGACGTGGTGAACGGCAACGTGCGCTTCGGGGACCTCCAGGGCCGGGTGGTCCTGATCGGTCTGACCGCCGAGAGCCTGCCCGGCACCGCCCGGCGCGACGCCGACGGCGAGGTGACGCCCGGCGTGCTGCTCCAGGCGCGGGCAGTCTCCACGCTGCTGGGCGCTCCCTTCCTGCGCCTGCCGCTGTGGCTCACGCTGCTGCTGTGCGTGGGGGTGGCCGTCCTGGCCGTGATGGTGCGGGGCCTGTGGGGCTTCGTGATCGCGCTGGCCGCCCTCGCGCTGGCCGTGCCGCTCTGGCAACTGAACGTGCTGTTCCCGGGCGTGACCGTGTCGCTGGCCGCGATCCTGGGGACCGCGCTGGTGGGGCTGGAACGCTGGACGACCCTGCGGAACCTGGGCACCCGTGACGCCCTGACCGGCGTCGGCAACCGCCTGGCCTTTACCCGCGCCGTCGAGCACCGCTGGCCGGGACGGGAAGGGCGGCCCATCGGCCTGCTGCTGGTGGACCTCAGCGGCTTTCGCAAGGTCAACGAAACCTACGGCCGCGCCGCCGGAGACGAGGTGCTGCGCGACCTGGCAGGCCGCCTCCAGACCCACAAGCGCCGGGGCGACGTGATCTTCCGCTGGGGCCCCGACGAGTTCGCCGTGCTCCTCGACAACGCCGGTCCCCAGGACCTCAGCCGCTTCAGCGAGAAGGTGCAGCAGACCCTGGAGGGCCTGACCTACCGCGACCTGCCCCTGCGCGCCAGCGTCGGCGGCGCCACCACCGGCCCCGAGATTCGCACGCCCGTGGACCTGGTCGAGGCCGCCAGCCGCAGCCGCTACCGCATGAAGTACCAGCGGGAACAGGGGGAGTGA